The DNA window CCCATTACTTACTTTGCTCAAATCTTTTCCTCACTAATTTATATGGTTGAGCTGTCCATCACTGAGGGGTTATGCAAAAATATCTCCTCATTTGTCAGtggattttgtctgtttcttcctgtagTTCTTCAGTGAGGCAATGCTATTAGGTACATATAAATTAGTATTGTTAGCTCTTCCAGGTGACTGCTTTAATCAATATTATCACCTTCTTTACTTCTAAAAGGCTTTTGAACCTGAAGGTTCACATCAGCTTGCTTTTCCTTAGACTTTGCCTCACAAACTTCAACCTTTTTACATCTGCGTGTCTCATgcgacttttttttaaagatttttaaaaaattttatttttttagtgttccagaattctttttttatgcaccacacccagttctccatgaaatacgtgcctccttaatacccaccatcagactcacccaatcccccacctcctcccctccaaaaccctcagtttgtttctcagagtccacagtctctcatggtttgtctccccctccgatttcccccaactcccttctcctctccatctccccatgtcctccatctCACATGATTTCTCTCAGTCTATTGACAATATTCCTGTCTTCTGGTTTCCATTCCTGTTATGGAGAAGTGACAACTCAGCCTGTCATTCCTCTGCGGTTGATCTGTCTTTTTCGggggctgcttttaagattttctgttgTGGTGTCTGTGTAATAACTCTGTGATGTGTCTAGgtgtagatttctttatttgatccCACAGGGTTTACGGAATCTGAGGACTAGGTTTTCATCAATTCTgagattttattatctttttaagaacattgcttctgacttatttctcttatttctggaaTTCTGAATAGATCTTACGTTAGagctttcctatttattttccatgtttcttcACTTCTCTTTAGTATTTTCCATTACAGAAACTCCGTGTCTTATACTCTGGCTGTTTTGCAGGTCCATCTCTCTGTTTACTAATTATCTCTGTGGATGTGTCTAATCCACGGTTAAATCTGTACatggagtttttatttaaatttttaaatttttcatttccagaaattatatttgattcttttaaatattggCCTGGTCATATTGCAGAGTCTTGCTCTTTTTGATATTTgtaatcctttctttctttcttttttttttttttaatattttatttatttatttgacagagagagagattgcaagtaggcagggaggcagacagatggggggaagcaggctccctgctgagcagagatcccaatgcggggctcgatcccaggaccctgagatcatgacctgagctgaaggcagaggttttaacccactgagccacccaggcgcctccctttctttttgtttctttaaacatatcacagatacattttttaaaaaagattttatttatttaatttaacagatagagatcacaagtagacatagaagcaggcagagaggaagggaagcagctccctgctgagtggagagcccaatgtggggctctatcccgggaccctgagatcatgaccagagccaaaggcagaggctttaacccactgagccacccaggcgcccctcacagatacatttttatatactgtCCAAATATCCGAAGTTTTTTGTGGATCTGAATCTGTTTTTTCTAACTCAAAGGCCCTTACTGTGTTTTATGACTTTTGAATGAGAACACATAGTCCTTGAAACATCATAGGATTCCTTTAGGGCCTAGATTCAGTAGACTgccttcttcttattttttttttttttaaagattttttaatttatttgccagagagagagagtgagcaagcaagtacacacaagcaggcagagagagcaagagaagcaggttccccgctgagcaaggagcctatgcggggcttgatcccaggacgctgcgatcatgacctgagccgaaggcagcggcttaacccactgagccacccaagtgtcccgactgccttctcattttgttgatggtttccttttctttgcagaaagattttagtttgatgtagttgtatttgtttatttttgcttttgttttccttgtctttggagTTAGATTCAGAAAAATATCATTAAGATTCATACTAAAGAGCTTTTCATCTATggtttcttttagaagttttatggtttcaggtcttatattgaagtttttaatccattttgagttaatttttgtatatggtgtaaaatagtggtccaggttcattcttttgcatgtagctgtcctgtttcccagcaccatttattggggagactgtcctttctccactatatatttttgtctcctttgtaataaattaattgacatataaacaTAGGTTTCTTTttgggccctctattctgttccatttatttctgtctgtttttatgccagtaactTCAGATGTGCAGGATGGTTTCAAACCAAGCGGTGTGCtacctctagttttgttcttctttctcaagcttGTTTTAGTTATTCTGGGTCATTACGtgtggttccacataaattttagaattatttgtcctATTTCTGTGAAATATGTCATTAGAATTTTGATACGCATTGTACTGAATCTCAttgctttgggtttttatggacattttgacaatattaattcttttaatccatgagcacaaaatatctttccatttatttgtttcttcttcaagttCTTTAGTCAATGTCTTAtaagttttcagtgtacagatctttcatctccttggttaaatttattcctaattattttatttgttttgttgtgatTATAAGTAgtattgttttcttggtttctctttctggtaGTTTGTTACCAGTGTATAGAAACAacaaatttttgtatattaattttgtatattattgaatacatttaatagttctaatagcttttttgatggtctttagggttttctatatatactacCATGTCATCATCatatagtgacagttttacttctttttctccaattTGTATgcctcttattctctttcttgcCTAGTTGCTGTAGCTAGGACTTACAATATTATGTTGCCTagaagtgggcatccttgttttgttcctgatcttagagaaaaagctttcagcatttccccattgagtatgaggttggctgtgggcttgtcatatatagCCTTGATTAtgttgaggttctctccctccatatctactttgttgagaatttttatcataaatggattttgaattttgctggatgctttctctgcatctattgagatgatcatatggtttttatctttcattattttaacgTGGTGTagcatattgattgatttgcagatgtaaAATCATCCTTGAATCTGTGGAATAAATCCTACTCAGTCATGGTGTATCATCCTTTTAGCCTTTTGTTGAATTcagcttgctaatattttgttgagaatttttgcttctATGTTTATCAGAATATCagcttataattttcttttttttgtggcttccttgtctggttttggcatcagggtaTTGCTGGCCTcgtaaatgagtttggaagtattcttcaatgttttggaagaatttgagaaagatagGTACCAAATCTTTGAATgtgatttggatgtctgtttccttccctagggaggtttttagccattatttcttcaaataacttttctgccccgttttctctttcttctccttttgagacctcctataatgtgaatgttatgcTATTTGATGTTGGTCTCTTAAGAtgtcttcaatttaaaaaatattttttttttcttttttgctcttctGTCAGGGTGAGTTTTATTGCTTTGTGATGTGTTCTTGCTGATGTGTTCTGTTTCATCCAGTTTGCTATTGAGTATTCAATAGTATATTGAATTCTTCAGTTCAATTCTTCAGTTCCATTATTATGTTCTTCAGTTCTGTaacttctgtttggtactttctgATCATTGCTCtcttttttgaagttttcatcATGTTTACTCATTCTTCTGAGTTTGGTGAGCATCTTTACGACTATtaatttgaattctttatcaggtagctttctcatctctttctgaggttgtattttttgttttttgtcttttgtttttttcccattgggaagtattaatttgtttcttcattttgcttcacTCTGTGTTGGTGTCTGTGTATTGGGCAAAACAGCTTCTTCTCTCAGCCTTGAAGGAATAGCCTTGGTTAGGTGAGGAATCCGCTCATTCACTCTTTTTCTAGCTCTTGGCGATCTCTTTGTGATTGTCTAAACTACCTGATTTATTCTTTATGTGTCCCTAGCAGGTATGTCAAGACCTGTTAATGTTCCAAGGGGAGAATTTCATTTAGCACTTAGCTTAAGGCTGATTAGAAGCCAGCCCCTCAGGCAGCAGCTGTCAAAGCATGCAAATTTTTACAGTCCTTCGGGGCTGCAACTGGAAACCTAGTTGGCCTTTAGACCAGGTCATCTAGAGGTGTCTCCTGGATGAGAGTTATAAAAATTAGGGCTCTAGACAAGTGTAGAAGCTCCTTTCTGGGAGGTCTATTGAGCTATAGCAAGACCAAGAGGGTGTGCAAGGATTGTGtcttcctgcctgtgttccctgggAATGCCTCTTGGTCTCTAGATGTATGGGAAACCTGAAGCCTGTACTTCAGGCTGGAGCTCCAGGCTAAGTAAATAGGACTTTTTACAGGATGATTGTGTGTTTCAGTCTGCTATCTGTGCAttgccctggggtggggtgggaggtgcccTGCCAAGAACGGTCTTTGTAACTGTTACATTCCTATGGAACTCAGGAACACCAGCATCTTGGCCACTAGGGCTAGATGATCAAAGGTTTTCCCCTGTGTGGATGCTGTCCATGCACACTGAAATTATGCCAGTTTTGCCTATCAACAATCATACTTGGGTCTATTAAATCAATATGTTACAAGAGCCAGAGAGACCTCAAAATAAACCTCTTCATGCATGGATTCCATAGGTATCTCACAACCAGCCTCCAGGATGACTAAAGTCCAGTTTCAGAACAGGAGGGAAAAGACAGGGTATTGGGTACTGGAAACCTACAAAATATCTAATCTTACTTTATGGCTAAAACTCTTCTCtttattataattgtttatgAATTATAAAATGTGCTACCtcaaatttcacttaaaaagttgtttttcctGCCTATTCTCTGAGGGTGGGATGATAGAGGGTGAGTAAAGTatcaaaagagattaaaaatccccaaaccaggtgcctgggtggctcagtgggttaaagcctctgccttcggctcaggtcatgatcccagggtcctgggatcaagccccgcatcgggctccctgctcagcagggagactgcttccttctctctctctctgcctgcctctctgcctacttgtgatctctctctctctgaaataaataaaaaaatctaaaaaaaaaaaaaaatccccaaaccacATCCTTGATTCCCAAAATAGTATTAACCCAGGAGTGCTGTGATCCTCTGAGACCAGTGCTTCCCACCGCAGGCTCCTAGGACATCCTGGATTACTTGACCTTCCCCTCACTGTCTttgaatttttgaagattttaccagggagaaaagcagctagggagaggaaggggaaggatgTGGGGTAAAGTATAAAATATGCTTTTGGAAGAAAACAACTAGCAATTCCCTTGACAAAGTGTTGCTCAGCTTTACATTTTAGTAAGCTTTTTATTCAGTTTGATGGTGTCTGAGTTTCTACCATTTTAACTGCATTTGTTtggcttaagattttcttaagaCTCTTGAAGTGGAACTACCTCTGGGACTGCATCCGCCTACTGAGCAAGGATCTGCAAATCAATGACATTGACCATAGGAAGTGGTAAAACTATGGCGAATTGGAGAATACATGCTGGTCCATAGGGACAGCCTCTGCTTGGCTTGGCCAGCTGTTCATAGACAGGAGTGTGGACCTGATAGTTTTCAAAAGTCAGTAATcagcatttttatgaaaattttcacaatttttaaagtgttagCAACGAAtcccacattaaaaaaacacacagagaattaaaaaacagaacaaaacaaaaaaccaaaaaaacacaacttaTCCGTGGGCTGGATACTATCTGTGGGTCACCAGTTAGCAAcgttcattttggtttttactgTTCACTGGACCCCTACTGTGAAATAACTTATCACATCCTTTGCTGGTatagagcagagagagggagagaagaaatgtaGGGCCATTCACACAGATCTGTGAGTGaccagagagggggagagcagagaggagaagagaacaggcagagggataaggagaAGCAGTCCTTATTCTGAAAGGACTGGCCACGGGCCACCAAGCCCCATGATAGCTATACTGCCTTTCCCTGTAAAAGAACAATATAAAAGAACAAGTCAAATCCTACTATTTCCGGATGTTGTTAATTCTGAATCTGAACTTTCCGAGTCATTCTTTACATATGGAACTCACTGAAGagtgtaaaaattattttgaggggGAATGTGCAGTATCCCTAACTGATAAACAAGTTCATAATacttatttacatacatatatatgaaaactatacaaatgaaaactacttATAGGTAATACTTTTCTATTCATTGATTAAACAGATCTCCAAAGACTTCTTACTATTGttagatgtaaaaaaaattacattaattatattttataacacaTAAATTTAGCTGGTTTGGGTGGGTTTTTAACCAAGCTCTGAACATGGTATTTCATGGTGTTGCTCTGAACCTGATCACAACCTCTCCAGGTGGATGGCAAATGGGATCATCCTTCCACCCACCATGAGAAATGTTCCCATTTCTCTGTGAGTTTAttgaaatatcttctttttaCTTCCCCCAAAGGACAGCCTTTTCTGCCTCAGGGAGGAATAGAAACATAGACCACAATGATGGAGACCTCCCAGATGTGCACAAGAAGCTGCCATCCAGTGCTGGAGAGGACCGAGCCGTGCTGCTAGGGTTTGCAATGATGGGCTTCTCAGTCCTCATGTTCTTCTTGTTTGGAATAACCATTCTAAAGCCCTTCTTGCTCAggtaagaaacagagaaaggagacCCAGAATTTTCGATTCAGATCAGACCAAACACAGTGGTGGAGAAGAGGCTGGCTTTGGCTTCTTCAGCCCTCTCATCATTATCTAAGGGAAGATAGAAACACCTGTTTGTCTCTCAGGGCTGGGAGGCAGTTGAGGGTGGAGAAAGGGGTGGTAAGAAAGCGGAAGATAGTCCTTTGCCACTCACcctcctcatctgaaaaatacttTCAACAACTAATCCATACATTAGATATGCATGTAGGTAATAAATTCTTCCTTTAACAGGTTGAtatcaggggtgtctgggtggctcagtcagttgagtgtctgccttctgctgaggtcatgactccagggacctgagattgagccccacattgggctctctgctcagtgcggcatctgcttctccttatccctctgcctgccattcccctgcttgtgtttgctctctctgtcaaataaataaataaataaataaataaataaataaataaaatctttaaaaaaccccaaccaACCAAACAAGCAGATACCACAGAGAATGgttaatttaaatcttttacaCGAGCATATAAAAGTTATTGAGTTTTTTGAGTTTGATAATGTCTATCTAGCACATAGTAgtagctcaataaatgttagtttccttcctttgttttaatTGGTTTCCTTATTAAATACATCTAATAACagcatttatcaaatatatattatatgccaaaatatactatattttatccTATTTAAGTCTATAGTCTAATGCTAATGGTagcattattttattgttttaattttccttttaaaaatgagcaagctgagattcagaaaggtcaagtaacttgcctaaggccGCTCAGCCAGTAAAGAACTGGCCTGTTGTTTTGATATAAGACTCCTTGCCTCCTAATACTTAAATAAAGTTTGCAGCCACAGGAGGGATAGGAGATTTCATTAGGGCAGGGGAGCACAGGTTTAATTTTGGAAGATGGCTTACACAACATGGGGGTACTTTGAGGGAGGGCAGTACGGGGTAGGGGAAAAGCAAGGAACACTTTCCCTTTGGTTAGCCAAAGAGTTACAGAAGTTTGggagaatggggagagggaggcctAAGAGATCAGTGGGGAAAAAGGGTCATAGGGCAAGAAGTAGGTGGCCTGCTTTTGTTATTTATCAGATTCATCTCTTGCCATTCCTAAGTTACATTATTAGGACAATAATGTGGAGGTCTCCCTCGCTACAGCACACAGTGCTACAATTAGAAGTGCCCAGAATTTCCACTCTAATATTAGCACCAGGAGAATATGTTCTGCTTCTGGTCAACCAGCTTTTATTCAGTGGACTCCAGGAATcttatatgtatttgtatttccttcattGCTTTGGCTGCTAGGAAGCTCAGAGTCAAATTTGTGGCCCAGTTCTCATAACTGTAAGGGATCTTATGGTATGCAGGATACAGGATTGTATCCttactcttttctccctcccttttcctattACTCCTGTATCTATatttgtatctgtatctatatctacctATCTAGCTAGCtacattatacatatttatgtaagCTGAATAAAtggtgtatgtgtgcacatgtttgTGCACTTGTATGAAAGTCCAGGTcagattatttattaaatgtgatAATTTGGGAGAAGTTTCAAGGATACCTTCTGCAACCTGACACCAAACTGTTgctcatatttaaattttacttttctaagCATTTCTAGAAATTGTTTGCTTAAAGTAATTACATGAATGCTTAAGAGGGGTatgttcttctctgtctcttgccTTGTGATCTTGTGCTACCTCAGAGCCTGGTTTTGCTTCAGGGAAGATAGCCTGAGTAGCTTGTACCTGTCCCCACTCCCTTAGACTCTCATCTTTCAACCAAATGATGGACTTTGCCTACTTGtagacacatagacacacagTGTTATCAAAATACCATGCTCATGTTTTCAGCTCTAAATATATCCGTAGTTCTACTGGAGAGGCCTGGCTTGGTCCTTGTGCATGGAAATTCGGAGAGCTTGGCTCTAACACAGACAAACAGGGGCCTCTAAAGTATGATTTTAGGTTCTTGGTCTAAATAAGTACAGAATTTAATTTTGTGAGAAAGAAGGCTAGTGTTaaacctgtggaaagaaccttattttccatatttgcatttttacttgcctcaaattttattcttcttaggCTCCAtccagtgtttgttttttatgtccTTGCCTCAAGATTATTTTGAATGGCACCGTCTCCCAAGTTATTAAAGAAAATGCTTACTCATGACCAAAGATCTCAATGGAAGTGCAGTGTTACCCTAATTTCAATGAGGCATTTCAAACATTGACTTTAGAATTTGCTTATCTTACTTCTTGTGTTTAAGTTGCCAGGAAATAAACACAGGGACCCGCCTACACGTGTGAGGGTGCATGAGGAGCTGGTCCTGTACATTCAATCAAGCATTTCCTCTGACCCTCATTTACTTTATCTAAAACTTATCCTCTAATCATTTCATACATATCTGTCTTTTCAACACCACCACAAAATCTTCATGGGCAGGAGTTTTGCCTACTACTTCTCATAGCACCTAGAACATTCTGTGTGTGTAGTACATGAGAAAATTCTCAAAGGAACATTTTCCAAGTAAAATTTAATTCACGGTAACACTTACTGAGCCTCTACTATGTGGGAGGCATGGCGCTTCTTGCTTTGAGGATCATAAAGAAGAACAGGATGTACCTCCTGACCTCAAGGAACTTACTGATAGCAAAACATAGTAAGTTTTCGAATGAGATATTCCTTCTATGATTTGTTTGCTCATTGGAAGTAGACAGAGACCATGGAAATGTACCTTGTTACCAGGCTATATTGACCCAGGGCCACACTGACTGTGGTTGGACTCCATCCAAAGGCACATTTCCATAGGACAGGAAAATGGGTACATTTTGAGATgacaaagcatgagagaggaTAAGATTTCTAACTATGTGGTTACAGTAGTATTTGTCAAAGCATGGTTTGCCAAATACCTGCATCTTAAATATGGCTAAATACAGATTTTTGGGCTTCAACTCAGATCAACTGAATACAAATCTCGAGGAGTGAAGCCATAGAATCCACAAATTCTTCACTCTAACACACTTGCTCAGTTGATTCTGAAGTTTGAAAACCATTGATCAAAGGGTTGCTGTAGTTAGAAATACACCAAGCGGGTCATAATTGAGATGAAACTTACCAGTTTGCTGTTTATCCCCTTTCTCAATGTTCTCCACTCAGTGTTCCTAACCACTATGTACCTTCTGTAATGGTTCTACATTACCTTTAAATATACAAATGCCTTGGGCTATCacattagaaatataaaactggggcacccgggaggctcagtcggttgagcattgactcttgatattggctcaggtgatgatctcagggtcatgagatcaagccctgcattgggttccatgctgggtgtagagtcagcttgagattctctctctccctctctctctgcccctccctccctctgcttgctctctctcttaaaaaaagagagaaataaaaaactaaattgtAGAGGGTGAagatcatttatctttttccaatTGAAGCACTCAGAGAGAAGAATCAAACTGTACTATCATCCACGCTCATATCATGGATGACTGGATGGACTGTGCTTTCACCTGTGGTGTGGACTGCCGAGGGCAGGGCAAGTACCCATGTCTTCAGGTGTTTGTGAACCTCACCCATTCAGGTCAGAAAGCTCTCCTACATTATAATGAAGAGGCTGTCCAGATAAATTCCAAGGTAATGTAAAGTTCATGTAATGAAGGAGTTCTAATTATAGTCCTCCTTTCTGTGCCAGACTGTCCCCAGCAGAGTGCAGTACCCCAGACCATCTCTAGGGATAAAGCTATTTCCCTCCAGTGAATGCCTTTACAGGATAAAGGAAGCTAAAAGCAttcttggaggaaaaaatggGGTATATAGAATGGGAAGGAATTATTTCAATTTTGCAAACTGGTGTCTAGAATTTCCCAGCTGAGCCAGTGAACAGAGTCAATTGTGGGCAGTTTTACTTTTGGAAGTCCTACTCCCCATcatataaaaaatgtgaaaatgtactCACAACACATTTTAAATCAAGTAAACAATTTTtcttatcaaataaatttaaaggattattataattttgattttaataggTTACTAAATTGGTTCATAtgtttatagtatttatttacaCCTAACTATGAAAAGTTAGCTTGTATTAGATTGGTTAACATGCTATACTTTGTTGTCTTTACTTGGGCACTAATCCATCTGATGATTTCTGTTTCGGATGCAATAATTTTTAAGGTCTCAAACATTTAGGTAGGCCTTAAGCACAGTGCCATGAGTGCCTACTGAGGATGCTAAAAAATCTGaagtttttttggaaaaaaaaaaaaaaatcaccagctGACAGATCCCTTCACTGGTTCTGCCCTCCGCGAACCAAAGCCTATTTAGGAAGGCTTTGTGGGCCTAGGGCAGAAGCCTCAACACACTATCCCTTAGGGAAAGATTTTCTATGGGAAACCAAGACAACTAGGGTAGAGGTGTTCATAGGTTGAAAGCACATAGTGAGCTCAACAGATATTTTTTGAGTGGACAAAGACCAACTGCCTGTATGTGGAGAGAGCATGGTCCTTACGATGCTGGTCACTGCCTCTTCTGCAATGTCTATTTTCTAAGAATCCCTTCCCCCATTTCTGCCTAGTGCCTGGAAATGGCCATTTCACTCTGTGTCCTCCTGTCCACCCTTCCCCATGGGCTCTGCAACAGGTTTCATCACCTTCTGAGATTGAAACTCTCCATGAATAGCTTCGGTTTGAAGCCTTTTCAGAATTAAAACTGTTGCTTAAATGCTTGGTTTCGGGGACAGTGTCCTCatgtttcttcctccttcataCTCCTAGTGCTTTTACACACCCAAGTGCCACCGAGACAGGAATGATTTGCTCAACAGTGCTCTGGACATAAAGGAATTCTTCGATCACAAAAATGGGACCCCTTTTTCATGCTTCTACAGTCCAGACAGCCGATCTGAAGATGTCATTCTCATAAAAAAGTACGACCAAATGGTTATCTTCCACTGTTTATTCTGGCCGATGCTGACTCTGCTAGGTGGTGCCCTGATTGTTGGCATGGTGAGATTAACACAGTACCTGTC is part of the Mustela nigripes isolate SB6536 chromosome 2, MUSNIG.SB6536, whole genome shotgun sequence genome and encodes:
- the KCNMB3 gene encoding calcium-activated potassium channel subunit beta-3 is translated as MQPFSIPVQITLQGGRRRQGRTAFSASGRNRNIDHNDGDLPDVHKKLPSSAGEDRAVLLGFAMMGFSVLMFFLFGITILKPFLLSTQREESNCTIIHAHIMDDWMDCAFTCGVDCRGQGKYPCLQVFVNLTHSGQKALLHYNEEAVQINSKCFYTPKCHRDRNDLLNSALDIKEFFDHKNGTPFSCFYSPDSRSEDVILIKKYDQMVIFHCLFWPMLTLLGGALIVGMVRLTQYLSLLCEKYSPPHRDEVGGKVPYMEQHRLKLWSMGRSPERSREILQWWPH